Proteins found in one Parasteatoda tepidariorum isolate YZ-2023 chromosome 7, CAS_Ptep_4.0, whole genome shotgun sequence genomic segment:
- the LOC107447541 gene encoding dynein axonemal intermediate chain 2-like, whose protein sequence is MVQPNLSMPLIQSTNPDVCYNMTCLEYDSTLPNRLMVGAEEGTVLSCNRKYKDPKEIITGSYPSRYGPVIDISRNVFFPKLFASCSCYGVEVWSEDLTESPMINLKSPKGYVTDAIWSQNHPSFLLVTKSTGHLELWDILIKHHCPVLSVKFETEGLIRLNHKQHSNEVACSTPNGCILLIEVPEFTAFSLKQEKNLMAAMIDREGKRERTIEGITREINAREKHPEQKVDLDNSNLLGSSEEEEEDRFPEEFMSHFNSDFPEEDVEDENEETLFDLHFVDNLKKVSEAC, encoded by the exons ATGGTCCAGCCTAATTTATCAATGCCTCTTATACAAAGTACAAACCCAGATGTCTGCTATAACATGACATGTCTAGAATATGACTCTACACTA ccgAATCGGTTAATGGTAGGGGCTGAAGAAGGTACAGTTCTTTCATGCAATCGTAAATACAAAGATCCAAAGGAAATCATCACAGGATCGTACCCTTCAAGATATGGACCAGTAATTGATATTTCCAGGAATGTGTTTTTTCCAAAGCTCTTCGCATCTTGCAGTTGTTATGGCGTTGAG gtATGGTCTGAAGACCTTACAGAATCTccaatgataaatttaaa AAGTCCAAAAGGGTATGTAACGGATGCAATCTGGAGCCAAAACCATCCGTCATTTTTGTTGGTGACAAAAAGCACCGGTCATCTTGAATTATGGGATATACTTATTAAGCACCATTGCCCAGTTTTGTCTGTTAAA TTTGAAACAGAAGGCTTAATTCGTCTGAATCACAAACAGCACAGCAATGAGGTGGCTTGTTCAACTCCGAACGGATGTATTTTGCTGATTGAAGTACCGGAGTTCACAGCATTTTctttgaagcaagaaaaaaacttgatgGCAGCA atgaTAGACAGAGAAGGAAAACGAGAAAGAACTATCGAAGGGATTACGAGAGAGATAAATGCTCGGGAAAAACACCCCGAGCAAAAAGTTGATTTGGATAATTCGAATTTGTTAGGATCCTcggaagaagaagaagaagaccgTTTTCCGGAGGAATTCATGTCtcattttaattctgattttcCAGAAGAAGATGTGGaagatgaaaatgaagagaCATTATTTGATTTACACTTTGTGgacaacttaaaaaaagtatcagaaGCATGCTAA
- the LOC139426113 gene encoding dynein axonemal intermediate chain 2-like, whose translation MEIIYSHVQQRRFFGSPCCFSDVGPHLIVDIDPDPELKKQFVQVPTVAKESHCSKDMSYHEVNTEQHETSTTGMNHVVGGWPFDVEYKDKDQVTRFTKRIQKEENFIDSVKMLGEQVEMILMENNSVNIYEEYFTEDLDFRNDETQFKTRNVFRDLCDIKRKVLDLSWSLDGSKITGAYSIDEIHLSTSSSCCECYIWDIGMLE comes from the exons atggaaattatttattcgcATGTACAGCAAAGGAGATTTTTCGGAAGTCCATGTTGTTTTTCAGATGTGGGGCCGCATTTAATTGTTGACATAGATCCAGATCCGgaattaaagaaacaatttgTTCAAGTTCCGACTGTAGCGAAAGAATCTCATTGCTCAAAAGATATGTCTTATCACGag GTGAATACAGAGCAGCATGAGACGAGTACTACGGGAATGAACCATGTAGTTGGGGGCTGGCCATTCGATGTGGAATACAAAGATAAAGATCAAGTTACACGATTCACGAAGAGGatacaaaaagaagaaaattttattgattctgTGAAGATGCTTGGAgaa CAAGTGGAGATGATTCTAATGGAAAATAACTCGGTCAACATTTACGAGGAATATTTTACTGAAGATTTGGATTTTCGAAATGATGAAACGCAATTTAAAACTCGCAACGTATTTAG GGACTTGTGTGATATTAAACGGAAAGTTCTAGATTTATCATGGTCGCTGGATGGAAGCAAAATTACTGGAGCATATTCAATTGATGAAATACATTTAAGTACATCCAGTTCCTGCTGTGAATGCTATATATGGGACATAG GTATGCTGGAATAG